From Ancylobacter pratisalsi, one genomic window encodes:
- the tsaE gene encoding tRNA (adenosine(37)-N6)-threonylcarbamoyltransferase complex ATPase subunit type 1 TsaE: MVESRPTYAPPTNAHWDVVLPDEAATGRLAMDLAAMLQPGDLVMLNGDLGAGKSTLARALLRELAEDPELEVPSPTFTLMQGYDLPRHRVVHADFYRLGDSSELEEIGWDEQTDGAIALVEWPERVDSLQLRPDRLDIRITLVPDAPPTLRRVRLFGHGRLASGLQRMKAIRSLIDLAGFGPAQRRHLQGDASTRSYERLLGAKHDAVLMNAPRHADGPPVRDGKPYSAVAHLAEDVKPFVAMARALKARGFSAPAIYAADLDAGLLVIEDLGDEGVLGGTPPAPLPERYEAAADVLAALHGLDLPVSLTVSPEIDYRLPTYDIEALLVEAELMLDWYIPHLKAAPVSEPGRAEFRRLWRQALAPSLAQRPVWVLRDYHSPNLMWIEDRDGLARVGLLDFQDAVMGPPAYDLASLAQDARVDVPEDLEFSLLGRYVKARRHGDPGFDVRGFAASYAVMGAQRATKILGIFARLDRRDGKPGYLKHLPRIWTYLQRGLAFTDLTPLREWYDAHVPAPEGSAWPRPVPEPSAAGAQTPHEGTPSEAKPPPESGISTANPSESSSPPATS; encoded by the coding sequence ATGGTCGAGAGCCGCCCCACCTACGCACCGCCAACCAACGCGCACTGGGACGTCGTGCTTCCGGACGAGGCGGCAACGGGCCGGCTCGCCATGGACCTCGCCGCCATGCTGCAACCCGGCGATCTGGTGATGCTGAACGGCGACCTCGGCGCGGGCAAATCGACCCTCGCCCGTGCCTTGCTGCGCGAGCTGGCGGAAGATCCCGAGCTGGAGGTTCCGAGCCCGACCTTCACCCTGATGCAGGGCTATGATCTGCCCCGCCACCGTGTGGTCCACGCCGACTTCTATCGTCTGGGTGACTCGTCCGAGCTGGAGGAGATCGGCTGGGACGAACAGACCGACGGCGCCATCGCCCTCGTCGAGTGGCCGGAGCGCGTGGATAGCCTGCAATTGAGGCCGGACCGGCTGGATATCCGCATCACCTTGGTGCCGGACGCACCGCCGACGCTGCGCCGGGTACGCCTGTTCGGTCATGGGCGGCTGGCGAGCGGCCTGCAACGGATGAAGGCGATCCGCTCTCTGATCGACCTCGCCGGTTTCGGCCCGGCACAGCGTCGCCACCTTCAGGGTGACGCCTCCACGCGGAGTTATGAACGGCTTCTGGGTGCGAAGCACGACGCCGTGCTGATGAATGCACCGCGCCATGCCGACGGCCCGCCGGTGAGGGACGGCAAGCCCTACAGCGCCGTCGCTCATCTCGCGGAGGATGTGAAGCCGTTTGTCGCTATGGCGCGCGCGCTCAAAGCGCGAGGCTTCTCCGCTCCCGCCATCTACGCCGCCGACCTCGACGCCGGGCTTCTGGTCATCGAGGACCTCGGCGATGAAGGCGTGCTCGGCGGAACGCCGCCGGCCCCGCTGCCGGAACGCTATGAGGCGGCCGCGGATGTTCTCGCAGCCCTTCACGGTCTCGATCTTCCGGTGTCCCTCACGGTGTCGCCCGAGATCGACTATCGTTTGCCGACATATGACATAGAGGCGCTGCTGGTCGAGGCCGAGCTGATGCTCGACTGGTATATACCGCATCTGAAGGCGGCGCCGGTTTCCGAGCCGGGACGGGCGGAGTTCCGCCGCCTGTGGCGCCAGGCGCTCGCTCCCTCGCTGGCCCAGCGGCCGGTCTGGGTGCTGCGCGACTACCACTCCCCGAACCTGATGTGGATCGAGGACCGGGATGGCCTGGCCCGTGTCGGACTCCTCGACTTCCAGGACGCGGTGATGGGTCCGCCCGCCTATGACCTCGCGTCGCTCGCCCAGGATGCGCGCGTCGATGTGCCGGAAGATCTGGAGTTCTCCCTGCTCGGTCGCTACGTCAAGGCACGCCGACACGGCGACCCCGGCTTCGATGTGCGCGGCTTCGCGGCGTCCTATGCGGTGATGGGCGCCCAGCGGGCGACCAAGATCCTGGGCATCTTCGCCCGCCTCGACCGTCGCGATGGCAAGCCTGGCTACCTCAAGCACCTGCCACGCATCTGGACCTACCTCCAGCGGGGTCTCGCCTTCACCGACCTGACGCCGCTCAGGGAATGGTACGACGCCCATGTCCCGGCCCCGGAAGGATCGGCCTGGCCACGGCCCGTGCCGGAACCCTCTGCTGCCGGCGCGCAAACGCCACATGAGGGCACGCCGAGTGAAGCGAAGCCGCCGCCGGAATCGGGTATATCCACTGCGAACCCTTCCGAATCGTCGAGCCCGCCGGCCACTTCATGA
- a CDS encoding nucleotidyltransferase family protein, whose amino-acid sequence MTPIRTAMVLAAGLGTRMRPLTDRLPKPLVKVNGRALIDHVLDRLVDAGVETAVVNLHYHADLLERHLAGRSHPRIVLSDERGELLETGGGIRKALPLLGNEPFFSINSDTIWIEGIRANLAHLAAGFDPRTMDARLLLAATSASIGYDGNGDFVMDGWGRLNLRPERTVSPFVYAGAAVLSPRLFNGAPEGAFSLVRLFARAAQDGRLFGQRMEGLWMHVGTPEAIKDAETTILRSKD is encoded by the coding sequence ATGACCCCTATCCGAACCGCCATGGTGCTCGCGGCCGGCCTTGGAACGCGCATGCGTCCTCTGACCGACCGCTTGCCCAAGCCCCTTGTCAAGGTCAACGGCCGGGCGCTGATCGACCATGTGCTTGACCGGCTCGTCGATGCCGGGGTCGAGACGGCGGTCGTAAATCTCCACTACCACGCGGACCTGCTCGAACGGCATCTTGCCGGGCGATCGCATCCGCGCATCGTCCTCTCGGATGAGCGTGGCGAGTTGCTCGAAACCGGTGGGGGCATCCGCAAGGCGCTGCCGCTGCTGGGGAACGAGCCCTTCTTCTCGATCAATTCCGACACCATATGGATCGAGGGAATCCGCGCCAATCTCGCCCATCTGGCCGCGGGCTTCGATCCGCGAACCATGGATGCGCGCCTTTTGCTGGCGGCAACCTCGGCGTCCATCGGCTATGATGGCAATGGCGACTTCGTCATGGATGGGTGGGGACGGCTCAACCTTCGGCCGGAACGCACGGTTTCGCCCTTCGTGTATGCGGGCGCGGCGGTGCTTTCCCCGCGCCTTTTCAACGGAGCACCGGAAGGGGCGTTCTCGCTGGTACGGCTGTTCGCCCGCGCTGCGCAAGATGGCCGGCTTTTCGGCCAGCGCATGGAAGGGCTATGGATGCATGTCGGCACACCCGAAGCCATCAAGGATGCCGAAACAACCATTCTTCGCTCCAAGGACTAG
- the addB gene encoding double-strand break repair protein AddB has product MSRTAPRLFTIPASAPFLDTLADALLDGRLIEGFAPRADPLALASATVFLPTRRAGRLFAEALRKRAPSGVVLLPRIVPVGDVDEEALAFADSFVDPPEAVPAMTRRLALAHLIGRWRSLLRDDDGLMAVAAGPGAEIALADALAHLIDEMAAQQVPWDRLDVLVPGQHDLYWDMALSFLKIAREFWPAELAQLGRVDASVRRDNLIAAEAGRLAGGGHVGPVIAAGSTGSMPATARLLGTVARLPRGCVVLPGLDQVLDEASWSTLTGDDGGAPSHPQYGLALLMQQQMGISRDAVMALAAPAAHGREILLSEALRPVESTDAWASLGERLAPEAIERALADVSVIEADDAREEALAIAAALRESLERPEGNAALISPDRDLARRVAAELLRFGVRIDDTAGEPLSESVPGRFARLIVNVCDEALAPVPLVAFMRHSLARFGLDRKTLDAAADVLELMVLRGPRPAGGAQGLIAAVDAFGRKRLHHSDPRAAIDETARERAADLAARIADALAPLLALSKGEHPFAALVEAHCEAITRAWRPPEGDEETETGAGEGADAIALAELARAFEEMAEAASEASAMSLAHYAAALPLLLADRPVRPPMEPEARLRILGPLEARLVSVDRVVLAGLVEDTWPASVRTDPWLSRPMRAALGLEAPERRVGLSAHDFAQGCGARELILSRPRKLGGAPTVPSRFLQRLAAVCGDERWQAALMRGDRFRRLAALIDKDPPAPRLTRPAPAPRPELRPRKLSVTEIETWLRDPYTIYARHVLKLRPLDLLDEEPGAAERGTAIHDALGAFAQAFPEGLPESAEDRLLALGREAFAPLQAFPAEHALWWARFERLVGRYIAWERTRRPVLKRVHAEISGALVLAEGRFKLTGKADRIEQLSSGGLAIVDFKTGAVPSPKQVKTGLSPQLPLEAAMAAAGGFGDIPAEEAAALAYVHLGTRALKEGSAVLKEHTAAELASEARNQLEKLVLAFEDEARGYVSLHSPMFRGRFGDYDHLARVREWSTGPEDEA; this is encoded by the coding sequence ATGAGCCGGACCGCGCCGCGCCTCTTCACCATTCCGGCCTCCGCCCCGTTTCTCGATACGCTCGCCGACGCACTGCTCGATGGTCGCCTGATCGAGGGCTTCGCGCCGCGCGCCGACCCGCTCGCCCTCGCCTCGGCGACCGTCTTCCTGCCGACCCGCCGCGCCGGCCGCCTGTTTGCCGAAGCGCTGCGGAAGCGGGCGCCTTCCGGCGTCGTGCTGCTGCCACGCATCGTGCCGGTGGGCGATGTGGACGAAGAAGCGCTGGCCTTCGCCGACAGCTTTGTCGATCCCCCGGAAGCCGTCCCCGCCATGACGCGCCGGCTGGCACTGGCGCACCTGATCGGTCGATGGCGATCGCTGCTGCGCGACGATGACGGGCTGATGGCGGTGGCGGCGGGACCAGGCGCGGAAATCGCCCTGGCGGACGCCCTCGCCCACCTCATCGACGAGATGGCCGCGCAGCAGGTGCCATGGGACCGGCTCGACGTTCTGGTGCCCGGGCAGCATGATCTCTACTGGGACATGGCGCTCAGTTTTCTCAAGATCGCGCGCGAATTCTGGCCGGCCGAACTCGCGCAGCTGGGCCGGGTGGACGCCAGCGTCCGGCGCGACAACCTGATCGCCGCTGAGGCCGGCCGGCTGGCCGGCGGCGGGCACGTCGGACCGGTCATCGCCGCCGGCTCGACCGGCTCCATGCCGGCCACGGCACGTTTGCTGGGCACCGTGGCACGACTGCCGCGTGGTTGCGTCGTGCTCCCCGGCCTCGACCAGGTGCTCGACGAGGCCTCGTGGTCGACGCTGACCGGCGACGATGGCGGCGCGCCGAGTCATCCGCAATACGGGCTGGCGCTTCTGATGCAGCAGCAGATGGGCATATCGCGCGACGCGGTCATGGCGTTGGCCGCGCCGGCCGCGCATGGGCGCGAGATCTTGCTCTCCGAAGCCCTGCGTCCGGTGGAATCCACGGATGCCTGGGCCAGCCTTGGCGAGCGTCTCGCGCCCGAGGCGATCGAGCGCGCGCTCGCTGATGTCAGCGTGATCGAGGCTGATGATGCCCGCGAGGAGGCGCTCGCGATCGCGGCGGCACTGCGCGAAAGTCTGGAGCGGCCAGAGGGCAATGCCGCGCTCATTTCCCCCGACAGGGACCTTGCCCGACGGGTCGCCGCCGAACTTCTGCGGTTTGGCGTGCGCATTGACGACACCGCCGGCGAACCGCTTTCCGAGAGCGTGCCCGGCCGGTTCGCCCGGCTGATCGTGAATGTGTGCGACGAGGCGCTCGCCCCGGTGCCGCTCGTCGCCTTCATGCGCCACTCGCTCGCGCGCTTCGGCCTTGATCGCAAGACGCTCGACGCGGCGGCAGATGTACTGGAACTGATGGTGCTGCGCGGTCCGCGCCCGGCGGGGGGCGCGCAGGGGTTGATCGCGGCGGTCGATGCCTTCGGCCGCAAACGCCTCCACCACAGCGATCCGCGAGCGGCCATTGACGAGACCGCGCGGGAGCGAGCGGCCGATCTCGCGGCCCGCATCGCCGACGCGCTCGCGCCGCTGCTCGCCCTCTCCAAGGGCGAACACCCGTTCGCCGCCCTGGTCGAGGCTCATTGCGAGGCGATCACCCGGGCCTGGAGACCACCGGAGGGTGACGAGGAAACCGAAACGGGCGCGGGCGAGGGAGCCGATGCAATCGCCCTCGCCGAGCTTGCCCGCGCCTTCGAGGAGATGGCCGAGGCGGCTTCCGAAGCCAGCGCGATGTCGCTCGCCCATTATGCCGCCGCTCTGCCGCTGCTGCTCGCCGACCGCCCGGTACGCCCGCCGATGGAGCCCGAGGCACGGCTGCGGATCCTCGGACCGCTGGAGGCTCGCCTTGTCTCGGTGGATCGCGTTGTTCTCGCGGGCCTTGTGGAGGACACATGGCCGGCCTCCGTGCGCACCGACCCCTGGCTCAGCCGACCCATGCGCGCCGCATTGGGACTGGAAGCGCCCGAGCGCCGCGTTGGCCTGTCCGCCCACGACTTTGCCCAGGGCTGCGGAGCGCGTGAACTCATCCTGTCCCGCCCGCGCAAACTGGGTGGCGCGCCCACCGTGCCCTCCCGCTTCCTGCAGCGCCTCGCCGCTGTCTGTGGGGACGAGCGCTGGCAGGCCGCATTGATGCGTGGCGACCGCTTCCGGCGCCTGGCGGCCCTCATCGACAAGGACCCGCCGGCCCCGCGGCTGACACGTCCCGCCCCCGCGCCAAGACCCGAACTGCGCCCCAGAAAGCTCAGCGTCACCGAGATCGAGACCTGGCTGCGTGATCCCTACACGATCTATGCCCGCCATGTTCTGAAGCTGCGCCCCCTCGACCTCCTTGACGAGGAGCCGGGAGCCGCGGAGCGCGGCACCGCCATTCATGACGCCCTCGGCGCCTTTGCGCAGGCCTTCCCGGAGGGGTTGCCCGAGAGTGCTGAGGACCGGCTGCTCGCGCTCGGCCGGGAAGCCTTTGCGCCGCTCCAGGCCTTTCCGGCCGAGCATGCCTTGTGGTGGGCGCGCTTCGAGCGGCTCGTCGGGCGTTACATTGCCTGGGAGCGTACGCGCCGCCCCGTGCTCAAGCGGGTGCATGCCGAAATCAGTGGCGCGCTCGTGCTGGCCGAGGGGCGTTTCAAGCTGACCGGAAAGGCTGACCGCATCGAGCAACTCAGCAGTGGCGGGCTGGCCATCGTCGACTTCAAGACCGGTGCCGTGCCGAGCCCCAAGCAGGTGAAGACCGGCCTTTCGCCCCAGTTGCCGCTGGAGGCCGCCATGGCCGCCGCCGGTGGGTTTGGCGACATCCCGGCAGAGGAGGCGGCCGCGCTCGCCTATGTGCATCTCGGCACGCGCGCACTCAAGGAAGGCTCCGCCGTCCTCAAGGAGCACACAGCCGCCGAACTGGCGAGCGAAGCGCGCAATCAGCTCGAGAAACTGGTGCTCGCCTTCGAGGATGAGGCGCGCGGCTATGTCTCGCTGCATAGCCCGATGTTCCGTGGGCGCTTCGGCGACTATGACCACCTCGCCCGGGTGCGGGAATGGTCGACCGGCCCGGAGGACGAAGCATGA
- the addA gene encoding double-strand break repair helicase AddA — protein MSVPSDSPALRAATDLQARASDPDISAWVSANAGSGKTHVLARRVIRLLMRGVEPGRILCLTYTKAAAANMANRVLGELRKWVTLDDAALDAEITRADGPGRGDQTPAQRRARARRLFALALETPGGLKIQTIHAFCGALLHAFPFEAGVPAGFGELEDATRLELLARVRADVVLEAAARPESGLGQALGLIIGETSDEGIDKMLAELVADPEALNASEAELAAAVGLAAPVASREIESRILDEALIARGAWEGLGAQLVSEGGNGARRGYALLAAAQAPEDSVADAYAGVFLKEDGSAYGDAQFGKAEIRTRYPMLLEERERLAPLGQLLAAARAFERSRAALALGREAATRYAHAKTARGVLDFADLIDAARRLLGSGASAWVHYKLDQGIDHVLLDEAQDTSPEQWQVIRPLVAEFLAGAGARDVPPDPARSLFVVGDEKQSIFSFQGADPRRFDEVRQELAALAAQERFMHVKLKHSFRSAPGILEAVDEVFAPQDTHRGLSAEGGPPVHEPIHGALPALVEIWDTERPEARPDEDGWERPLDAPPTDDPKGRLALKIATHIAARIDEGFPVTGRHGTRPARAGDFLILVRRRDGLFEAIIRELKRARVDVAGADRLVVAEHIAVLDLMALADALLMREDELALASALKSPLFGFDDDDLMKLAPERTGLLEDTLRARADENPKWRAAVERLDRLRPEAMSLRPFDFYARVLGRERGRAAMLARLGPEAADALDEMLALARAYENVEPASLPGFIAFLRRGGAQAKRDMEDGRDQVRVMTVHGAKGLEAPYVILADTTSGPSTRRPSGLLRVERAGRRLALHVRSKALDTPAMAEARQRADDAIKDEYRRLLYVALTRAETALVLCGAEGKISAPADCWYALVRGALQGEAVERPATGFDGTILQWRPRTGEAGAASPPPAPPELVDRETERALADHLMQPVVDRTPGRRLRPSTARPRVTVKDTGSREDAALRRGEWLHRLLAALAPLSPAHRADAGRRFLAAASDLDEEARETLLAEARGVLALPGLADLFAENGRAEVSLVGTLDDGTTVSGRIDRLCVEPGRVVIADFKTDRQVPRQPEAIPAEHLRQLGLYVRLLRKLFPDKEITPLLVYTAAPLSHTPHAAALERAVESVTSA, from the coding sequence ATGAGCGTACCCTCCGACAGTCCGGCGCTTCGCGCGGCGACCGATCTTCAGGCCCGTGCGTCCGATCCCGATATCTCGGCCTGGGTGTCGGCCAATGCCGGCTCGGGAAAAACCCACGTTCTGGCGCGCCGGGTGATCCGCCTTCTGATGCGCGGCGTCGAGCCCGGGCGAATCCTGTGTCTCACCTATACCAAGGCGGCAGCCGCCAACATGGCCAACCGCGTTCTCGGCGAGCTTCGCAAATGGGTCACGCTCGACGATGCGGCGCTTGATGCCGAAATCACCCGGGCGGATGGTCCGGGCCGCGGCGACCAGACCCCGGCGCAGCGACGCGCCCGGGCGCGTCGCCTCTTCGCACTGGCGCTGGAAACCCCGGGCGGGCTCAAGATCCAGACCATCCACGCCTTCTGCGGCGCCTTGCTGCATGCCTTTCCCTTCGAGGCCGGCGTTCCCGCTGGCTTCGGCGAGCTGGAGGACGCGACCCGGCTGGAACTGCTCGCACGGGTCCGCGCCGATGTGGTGCTGGAGGCTGCGGCCAGGCCGGAAAGCGGCCTCGGGCAGGCGCTGGGTCTCATCATCGGCGAGACCTCCGACGAGGGCATCGACAAGATGCTCGCGGAGCTGGTCGCGGACCCCGAGGCGCTGAACGCCAGCGAGGCCGAGCTTGCCGCCGCGGTCGGCCTTGCTGCGCCGGTGGCATCACGAGAAATCGAGAGCCGGATCCTTGATGAAGCGCTGATCGCGCGGGGGGCGTGGGAAGGGCTTGGCGCTCAGTTGGTCAGCGAAGGGGGAAACGGCGCCAGGCGTGGCTATGCGCTTCTTGCGGCCGCGCAGGCGCCGGAAGACAGCGTCGCCGACGCTTATGCCGGCGTGTTCCTCAAGGAAGACGGCAGCGCCTATGGCGATGCCCAGTTCGGCAAGGCCGAGATCCGTACGCGCTACCCGATGCTGCTGGAAGAGCGCGAGAGGCTCGCCCCGCTCGGCCAGTTGCTGGCGGCGGCGCGGGCTTTCGAACGGAGCCGGGCGGCGCTGGCGCTCGGACGTGAGGCGGCTACCCGCTACGCCCACGCCAAGACGGCGCGCGGAGTGCTCGATTTCGCCGATCTGATCGACGCGGCGCGGCGCCTGCTCGGCTCGGGTGCCTCGGCGTGGGTACACTACAAGCTAGACCAGGGCATCGACCATGTGCTGCTCGACGAAGCCCAGGATACCAGTCCGGAACAGTGGCAGGTCATCCGCCCGCTGGTCGCCGAGTTCCTCGCCGGTGCCGGCGCCCGTGACGTGCCGCCCGATCCGGCACGCAGTCTTTTCGTGGTGGGCGACGAGAAGCAGTCCATTTTCTCCTTCCAGGGCGCCGACCCGCGCCGCTTCGACGAGGTGCGCCAGGAACTGGCGGCGCTGGCGGCACAGGAACGCTTCATGCACGTGAAGCTGAAGCACTCCTTCCGCTCCGCGCCCGGCATATTGGAGGCTGTCGACGAAGTGTTCGCGCCGCAGGACACCCATCGCGGCCTCTCCGCGGAAGGCGGCCCGCCGGTGCACGAGCCGATCCACGGCGCGCTGCCGGCTCTGGTCGAGATCTGGGACACGGAACGACCCGAGGCGCGGCCCGATGAGGATGGATGGGAGCGCCCGCTGGACGCGCCGCCGACCGACGACCCGAAGGGCCGGCTCGCGCTCAAGATCGCGACCCATATCGCCGCGCGCATCGATGAAGGGTTTCCCGTCACCGGCCGGCACGGCACCCGACCGGCGCGGGCGGGCGATTTTCTCATTCTCGTACGCCGGCGCGACGGGCTGTTCGAGGCCATCATCCGCGAGCTGAAGCGGGCCCGGGTGGATGTCGCCGGCGCCGACCGGCTGGTGGTCGCGGAGCATATCGCGGTGCTCGACCTGATGGCGCTCGCCGACGCGCTGCTGATGCGCGAGGACGAACTGGCGCTGGCGAGCGCGCTCAAGAGCCCGCTCTTCGGCTTCGACGACGACGATCTAATGAAGCTCGCGCCCGAACGGACCGGCCTGCTGGAGGACACGCTGCGCGCCCGCGCGGACGAAAACCCGAAATGGCGGGCGGCGGTGGAGCGGCTCGACCGCCTGCGCCCCGAAGCGATGAGCCTGCGACCGTTCGATTTTTATGCGCGCGTTCTGGGGCGCGAGCGCGGCCGCGCCGCGATGCTGGCGCGGCTCGGCCCGGAAGCCGCCGATGCGCTCGACGAGATGCTGGCACTGGCGCGCGCCTACGAGAATGTCGAGCCGGCGTCCCTGCCGGGCTTCATCGCCTTTCTCCGGCGCGGCGGCGCGCAGGCCAAGCGCGATATGGAAGACGGGCGCGACCAGGTGCGAGTGATGACCGTGCACGGCGCCAAGGGGCTGGAAGCCCCCTATGTGATCCTCGCTGATACCACCAGCGGCCCCTCGACGCGGCGCCCCTCCGGCCTGTTGCGGGTGGAACGGGCGGGACGGCGCCTAGCGCTCCATGTCCGCTCCAAGGCGCTCGACACCCCGGCGATGGCCGAGGCCCGGCAACGCGCCGACGACGCGATCAAGGACGAGTACCGACGTCTTCTCTATGTCGCGCTGACGCGGGCCGAGACGGCACTGGTGCTGTGTGGCGCCGAGGGGAAGATCTCCGCGCCGGCGGATTGCTGGTACGCGCTTGTGCGCGGTGCGCTGCAGGGCGAGGCGGTTGAGCGCCCGGCCACCGGCTTCGACGGCACCATCCTGCAATGGCGCCCCCGAACGGGCGAGGCCGGCGCTGCGAGCCCCCCTCCCGCACCACCGGAACTCGTCGACCGCGAGACCGAACGCGCGCTTGCCGACCATCTGATGCAGCCGGTCGTCGATCGAACACCGGGCCGGCGGCTACGGCCCTCGACGGCTCGTCCCCGCGTGACCGTCAAGGACACGGGCTCCAGGGAAGACGCGGCGCTGCGCCGGGGCGAATGGCTGCACCGGCTGCTCGCCGCCCTCGCCCCGCTCTCCCCGGCACATAGGGCGGATGCGGGCCGGCGCTTTCTCGCCGCGGCGTCGGATTTGGATGAGGAAGCGCGCGAGACGCTGCTCGCCGAAGCGCGCGGCGTGCTGGCGCTGCCCGGACTCGCCGATCTGTTCGCCGAGAACGGGCGTGCCGAGGTGTCCCTGGTCGGCACGCTGGATGACGGCACCACCGTATCGGGCCGAATCGATCGGCTCTGCGTTGAGCCGGGGCGTGTGGTGATCGCCGATTTCAAGACCGATCGTCAGGTCCCGCGGCAGCCGGAGGCAATCCCCGCCGAACATCTGCGCCAGCTCGGGCTTTATGTCCGTCTGCTGCGAAAGCTGTTTCCTGACAAGGAGATCACTCCCCTTCTGGTCTATACGGCGGCGCCGTTGAGCCACACTCCGCACGCGGCGGCGCTCGAACGAGCGGTGGAGAGCGTCACGTCGGCGTGA
- the trxA gene encoding thioredoxin, with protein MGVEKVSDQSFESDVIKSESPVLVDFWAEWCGPCRMVAPVLDEVAGELGDKLKIVKLNVDENPATASKYGIMSIPTLLLFKDGQLASRQVGAAPKAKMLQWINSAI; from the coding sequence ATGGGCGTCGAGAAGGTGTCGGACCAGAGCTTCGAGTCCGACGTGATCAAGTCCGAAAGCCCGGTTCTCGTCGATTTCTGGGCCGAGTGGTGCGGCCCGTGCCGCATGGTCGCCCCGGTGCTCGACGAAGTTGCCGGCGAACTGGGCGACAAGCTCAAGATCGTGAAGCTGAACGTGGACGAGAATCCCGCTACGGCCTCCAAGTACGGCATCATGTCGATCCCGACCCTGCTGCTGTTCAAGGACGGTCAGCTGGCTTCGCGCCAGGTCGGCGCGGCGCCGAAGGCCAAGATGCTGCAGTGGATCAACAGCGCGATCTGA